In the bacterium SCSIO 12741 genome, AGAACTACCGAAGGCAGCCAGATTAGGATGGTTTTGAGTACGTCATTGGTTTTCATTTTTCAAAACTATTTCTCGGCATCAATTGGGAACAGCATGACCGAGAAGGAATCGTGAAAAAATGCAAAGGAGGGAGAGAGAAACGAGAGGCGTGATGCGAGAATTGAGGGAGGATTGGTAGAGGTCAGAACGAGTTTGAGTGCGAGAACGAAGAAAATCAGATCCGAGTGATCCTCGTTCTCACTCCTCACACTCGAACCTGATTTAGTAGCCCCACCAGGAATCGAACCTGGATCTAAAGTTTAGGAAACTTCTATTCTATCCATTGAACTATGGGGCCATTTTGATGTCCGGTAGAAATCAAAAAGGAATTGTTCCCTCAGGAGGAAACGGCGGCAAATTTAATCATTGCCTGAAAAAATAATGGGATCAGAAATGAGAAGGAACCTTCCCTCTATTGGGACCAGCGATCGCTTTTTTGAATGACTTCTTTGAGTACTTCTAAATCGATGTCTTCCAGCTTTTTGATATAGAGACAACCCTTTCCTTTTTTGTGTTTTCCTAAGCGCTCAAGCATCTCTTCCTCCTCTTGCAAATTGTACATTACATAAACGGATAGATGGGCTTTGGCGGGAGATAAACCAACATTAAACCACTCAAATTCATCTCCATTTTTCCGCTGATAGGAGTAGCTTCCAAACCCTACAATGCTTTTTCCCCACATCTTTGGGTTCTCGCCGGTAATCTCCTTCATCATTTCCAAAACGGTGAAAGCATCGGACTTTCTTTTTTCGTTTTCTACGGCATTCAAAAAAGCAGTTACGCTTGCATCGGTCTGGGCGTTTACCAGGGTTTTCTTTTGAGTCATGACCAAGAGAGTTATCCTCTAAAGATAGCCAAATAAGAAATGATACTAACCAGTGGGTATCTACAGCTCGGTAAGATCGAACTCGATGGATTGATACTTCTTTTTATCCGTATCGAGATACAGGGTAAGGATCTTTTCACGAAAAAGAAAGCCATCGGAATGAGGCGGGGAGTAATCCAATCTCTCTTCCAGAATAGCTCCCCAGAATACCTTGGATTTCAGCTTAATCTCAAGCCTCTTTCCCGTATGGTAATTCATTACCTCCATCATGGGCTTGAAGGTGACCGTATCCCAATACAAATTCATAAACAGGGTTTGATTCGTATCAATCAAATATCCATCTGCTATTTGAGCAGTATCTTCCGCTCTTAAGGGTGCCAAAATGGTCGCAAAACAATAGGTCCCACAACCCATGGTCAAGCCTACAAACTCCTCATTTTTCCATTCCATCGTGGGAATGGAGGGTATGTATTTATCGGTACACTCAAACGAGCACCAGGAGGGTAGTGTTTTGCTCACGTTGGCATTACCATATTCAATATCCACTCGTCCACTTCGATTGACGTATCTTACGTAGACATCGTCTAGGTTAGTCGTATCTGGAATATAGTTGAGTACATTACAGGTATCCAAACCCCAAATATTGTCCTCTTGGGAATGAGCTAAAACCCCTAAACCGATCAGGGCACAAAAACAAATCAAATGGCGCATACGAAGGGCCAACGAATGAAGGGTCGTGTTAGTATGCAAAAAAGAATTATCTCACTTCTGACCCACTGTCCATAGTAGATTCAGGTGAAACAAATGCCAATTTACCATCCTTATCTTCAGCCATAAGAATCATTCCCTGAGATTCCACACCACGAATCTTGCGAGGATGTAGATTGAGCAAAACGCTTACTTGCTTACCTACTATCTCTTCGGGTTTATAAAACTCGGCAATCCCAGAAACCACGGTTCTCTTATCCAAACCGGTGTCTACTAATAGCTTGAGCAGCTTATTAGCCTTGGGTACTTTCTCGGCTTCCAAAATGGTTCCAACCCGGATATCCATTTGTTGGAAGGTTTCAAAATCAACGGCTTCCTTTTGAGGTTCGTGGGCCGTTTCTGGCTGAGCCTTGCTGGCTTCTAATTTGGCCATCTGCTCTTCCATTTGAGCATCTTCTACCTTTTGGAATAACAATCCAGCCTTTTCGATTTTTCCTTCTTCGGCTTGAAATACACCTTGCAATTTTTCCGCTGTAGAAGGGAGGAAAGGAATAAAAATAGTACCCAATTCCCGGGTCACTTCCAAAGCGATGGACAAGATTGTAGCGGTCCGGTCTGGATCGGTTTTTATCTTTTTCCAAGGCTCTTCATCGGCCAGGTAT is a window encoding:
- a CDS encoding DUF1801 domain-containing protein, with amino-acid sequence MTQKKTLVNAQTDASVTAFLNAVENEKRKSDAFTVLEMMKEITGENPKMWGKSIVGFGSYSYQRKNGDEFEWFNVGLSPAKAHLSVYVMYNLQEEEEMLERLGKHKKGKGCLYIKKLEDIDLEVLKEVIQKSDRWSQ